One window of the Thermococcus sp. P6 genome contains the following:
- a CDS encoding M48 family metallopeptidase: MMKREEMEEIMGLFREALTAENAGNLSEAKRKLDRIMELSREREPVIYFEACFRLAEIFLQEENYRGAVKCAIRGIHSAPNEEFYRIGVKRLGDILFIMKREGRLKDLSEGMEVTLKLVEDEEELHRFVLTLLKMAGGEEVAEEFNLKEFNEILESLRG, translated from the coding sequence ATGATGAAACGTGAGGAGATGGAGGAGATCATGGGGCTCTTCCGGGAGGCCCTGACGGCCGAGAACGCGGGTAACTTAAGCGAGGCAAAGAGGAAGCTTGACAGGATAATGGAGCTGAGCCGGGAGAGAGAACCCGTGATTTACTTCGAGGCCTGTTTCAGGCTCGCTGAAATATTCCTTCAGGAGGAGAACTACAGGGGAGCCGTTAAGTGCGCCATCAGGGGTATCCACAGCGCCCCGAATGAAGAGTTCTACAGAATAGGCGTAAAGAGGCTCGGAGACATTCTTTTCATAATGAAAAGGGAAGGACGGCTAAAGGACCTCTCGGAGGGCATGGAGGTAACCCTGAAGCTTGTGGAGGACGAGGAGGAACTCCACCGCTTCGTGCTGACGCTCCTGAAGATGGCAGGGGGAGAAGAGGTCGCGGAGGAGTTCAATCTAAAGGAGTTCAATGAGATCCTCGAGAGCCTAAGAGGGTAG
- a CDS encoding radical SAM protein translates to MKVRVSYGTAIAMGLVRGRMMVKPTTAYLMTHHNGRCRNNCAFCPQARESRADLRRLSRVTWPSFEVDEVVEALPSGRFARICLQTVDYPGLVDDVFELLEAFQPLGIPVSLSITPVERRILEEFKSRNVDYIGVGLDVASERLYPLIKDSLYSWEDMWRFTRDVVEVFGEGRAFVHLIIGLGETDREAVETIWRAYSTGAEVSLFAFTPVKGTRLENRKPPDVLRYRRIQVAHHLIREGFSPDDFEFEGDDLVGFGMGVEELAPLIPPGTFATYGCPGCNRPYYNERPSKEPYNFPRSPGRGYVMEVLSTLLGSRGSH, encoded by the coding sequence ATGAAGGTTAGGGTTTCTTACGGAACGGCGATAGCCATGGGGCTCGTAAGGGGCCGGATGATGGTCAAACCCACCACGGCGTACCTGATGACCCACCACAACGGTCGCTGCAGGAACAACTGCGCCTTCTGTCCGCAGGCGAGGGAAAGCCGGGCCGATCTGAGGAGGCTCTCGAGGGTAACGTGGCCCTCCTTTGAGGTGGATGAAGTTGTGGAGGCCCTTCCCTCGGGCAGGTTCGCGAGGATATGCCTTCAGACCGTGGATTATCCCGGGCTCGTGGATGACGTTTTCGAGCTCCTCGAGGCCTTCCAGCCGCTGGGAATTCCGGTGTCCCTTTCGATAACCCCCGTGGAACGTCGTATCCTCGAGGAGTTTAAATCGAGGAACGTTGACTACATAGGGGTGGGTCTGGACGTTGCCAGCGAGCGTCTCTATCCGCTCATTAAGGACTCCCTCTACTCGTGGGAGGACATGTGGCGCTTCACCCGGGACGTCGTTGAGGTTTTTGGGGAGGGCAGGGCCTTCGTCCACCTCATAATCGGCCTCGGGGAGACGGACAGGGAAGCGGTGGAAACAATCTGGAGGGCCTATTCTACGGGCGCTGAGGTTTCCCTCTTCGCCTTCACGCCCGTGAAGGGAACCCGCCTTGAAAATAGAAAACCACCTGATGTTCTCCGGTACAGGAGGATTCAGGTGGCCCATCATCTCATAAGGGAGGGATTCTCTCCCGATGACTTCGAGTTCGAGGGCGACGACCTCGTTGGGTTCGGGATGGGCGTTGAAGAACTCGCCCCCCTGATCCCCCCCGGAACTTTCGCCACCTATGGCTGTCCGGGGTGCAACAGGCCTTACTACAATGAGAGGCCATCAAAAGAGCCCTACAACTTCCCCAGGAGCCCGGGAAGGGGGTACGTTATGGAGGTTCTCTCTACCCTCTTAGGCTCTCGAGGATCTCATTGA
- a CDS encoding MFS transporter, whose amino-acid sequence MGSSFRDIWLLNLSTLFFFLGISLVNPIISPFAITLGAGPFLVGLIAGAASVVSLFSKPIGGLMGDRGYRIQAMILGNVLGILAGALYVASAFLGNLPLFGFGRVIHGFSMGVFFPSSLATAVDLAPEGRVGETLGWRGMMFSLGNIIGPALGGYLSDVLGFTGTFSFTILFSLAGGLLILPVWMEFKNAGRKETHMGTERDYSGLLRVTFVAASLSLFFFSFSYAGVVTYLPALYKVLGMPQRVFGFYMMVVGAASFVMRLFGGRGADRMGPIPVIRIGMLLVIAGYVSLLFEELPPYSYLSAALVGAGFGLAVPAMQLMALGNLPARVRTMGSSVYTMFFDLGMLGGQISLGYVADLRGYSGVFPLLPFIAIVSLIIIHAPLAIGGREDEG is encoded by the coding sequence ATCGGAAGTTCCTTCAGGGACATCTGGCTCCTGAACCTCTCAACCCTCTTCTTCTTCCTCGGGATAAGCCTAGTCAACCCCATAATCTCTCCCTTTGCGATAACCCTGGGGGCAGGTCCCTTCCTCGTCGGCCTGATCGCCGGTGCCGCCTCGGTGGTATCGCTCTTCTCGAAGCCCATCGGGGGCCTCATGGGGGACAGGGGCTACCGGATTCAGGCCATGATTCTGGGCAACGTCCTCGGAATACTGGCCGGTGCCCTTTACGTGGCCTCTGCATTCCTCGGAAATCTGCCTCTGTTCGGGTTCGGTAGGGTTATTCACGGCTTCTCCATGGGAGTGTTCTTTCCCTCAAGCCTTGCTACAGCTGTTGATCTGGCTCCTGAAGGCCGCGTCGGTGAAACACTCGGATGGCGTGGCATGATGTTCTCGCTGGGCAACATAATCGGCCCGGCCCTCGGGGGATACCTTTCAGACGTCCTTGGCTTTACCGGAACCTTCTCCTTCACCATCCTCTTTTCCCTCGCTGGCGGTCTTTTGATTCTTCCCGTATGGATGGAATTCAAGAACGCTGGCAGGAAGGAAACCCACATGGGTACCGAAAGGGACTACTCGGGTCTTTTGAGGGTCACCTTCGTGGCGGCGTCCCTGTCCCTTTTCTTCTTCTCCTTCTCCTACGCGGGAGTAGTGACCTATCTGCCGGCGCTCTACAAGGTGCTCGGAATGCCCCAGCGGGTCTTCGGTTTCTACATGATGGTCGTGGGTGCGGCGAGCTTCGTTATGAGGCTCTTTGGCGGTAGGGGTGCCGACAGGATGGGCCCGATCCCGGTGATAAGGATTGGCATGTTGCTCGTCATAGCCGGTTACGTTTCCCTTCTCTTTGAGGAGCTTCCTCCTTACTCCTACCTCAGCGCGGCCCTCGTGGGTGCCGGGTTCGGCCTCGCGGTTCCCGCAATGCAGCTGATGGCACTGGGCAACCTCCCTGCCCGGGTTAGAACCATGGGTTCGAGCGTCTACACGATGTTCTTCGATCTCGGAATGCTCGGGGGACAGATATCCCTTGGCTACGTCGCCGATCTTAGAGGCTACTCCGGGGTCTTTCCACTCTTACCCTTCATAGCGATCGTATCGCTTATAATCATCCACGCCCCCCTTGCAATCGGAGGCAGGGAGGATGAAGGTTAG
- a CDS encoding isoaspartyl peptidase/L-asparaginase family protein, whose amino-acid sequence MRAIIVHGGAGTIKKDERIPKVIEGVREAVLAGWKELGNGSALDAVEEAVKVLEDNPLFNAGTGSVLTLDGRVEMDAAIMRGRTLEAGAVAGIQGVKNPISVARKVMEETDHVLLSGEGAVRFARIMGFEEYDPVTEERRRQWEELRKKLLEKGEVKHWKKLNDLVKRYPEVLRSTVGAVAFDGEEVVAGTSTGGVFLKVFGRVGDTPMIGGGTYANEVAGASCTGLGEVAMRLVLAKSATDFVRLGMDAQAASEAAISLATRYFGRDTMGIIMVDHRGNVGFAKNTKHMSHAFMKEGMKEPVAGV is encoded by the coding sequence ATGCGGGCGATAATAGTTCACGGTGGTGCGGGCACAATAAAGAAGGATGAGCGCATTCCGAAGGTAATCGAGGGCGTCAGGGAGGCCGTTCTTGCTGGCTGGAAGGAGCTCGGGAACGGTTCGGCCCTCGATGCCGTGGAGGAGGCTGTTAAGGTTCTGGAGGACAATCCCCTCTTCAACGCGGGCACCGGAAGCGTTCTGACCCTTGACGGCAGGGTCGAGATGGACGCGGCCATAATGCGCGGGAGAACGCTGGAAGCTGGCGCCGTTGCAGGTATACAGGGGGTCAAAAACCCGATAAGCGTTGCGAGAAAGGTGATGGAGGAAACCGATCACGTCCTGCTCAGCGGTGAAGGGGCGGTGAGGTTCGCGAGGATCATGGGCTTCGAAGAGTACGATCCCGTAACCGAGGAGAGGCGGAGGCAGTGGGAGGAGCTCAGGAAAAAGCTGCTCGAAAAGGGAGAGGTTAAGCACTGGAAGAAGCTCAACGATCTGGTTAAGCGCTACCCCGAGGTCCTCAGGAGCACCGTTGGTGCCGTGGCCTTCGATGGGGAGGAGGTGGTCGCGGGAACCTCCACCGGTGGCGTGTTCCTCAAGGTCTTCGGCAGGGTGGGCGATACGCCGATGATCGGCGGCGGAACCTACGCCAACGAGGTGGCCGGGGCCTCCTGCACGGGTCTTGGAGAGGTCGCCATGAGGCTCGTTCTGGCGAAAAGCGCCACAGATTTCGTAAGACTCGGGATGGATGCTCAGGCGGCCAGTGAAGCTGCCATAAGCCTCGCGACCCGGTATTTCGGAAGGGACACCATGGGCATCATCATGGTTGATCACAGGGGTAACGTCGGTTTTGCAAAGAACACGAAGCACATGAGCCACGCCTTCATGAAGGAGGGCATGAAGGAACCCGTAGCGGGGGTTTGA
- a CDS encoding phosphate uptake regulator PhoU has product MEFRKIQFTGRSSYIISLPKKWVKEHGLKQGDSVPLLLNPDGSLTVFPREFREASEKKVLEVSGEYSPEMAVRLVISAYIQGYDVLEIRLKDEMPVYKVKMRKILQSLPGVEIILDEPQRIVAKSLLDEDEINLAEILNRIRSLVLSMFGDLELLVSSPGEREILRDINDLENELDRFYFLIIRAVNRLLNKREVTEGSGIIRRTFDLLGILFIVRNIERIGDHVMRIAENPEEVNVPHLREKFDQMIAQIEERDLSRIDNLMLELRREIDSIDYRRSIALESYRRILEYLENIGETIINMAVG; this is encoded by the coding sequence ATGGAGTTCCGGAAGATTCAGTTCACGGGTAGGAGTTCCTACATAATCTCACTCCCGAAGAAGTGGGTGAAGGAGCACGGTCTCAAACAGGGCGATAGCGTTCCCCTCCTCCTCAACCCTGACGGTAGCCTAACGGTATTCCCGAGGGAGTTTAGGGAGGCGAGTGAGAAGAAAGTCCTCGAGGTCTCCGGTGAGTACTCCCCGGAAATGGCGGTGAGGCTCGTGATTTCTGCTTATATTCAGGGTTACGACGTTCTGGAGATCCGGCTCAAGGACGAGATGCCCGTTTACAAGGTCAAAATGCGAAAGATCCTCCAGAGTCTCCCCGGCGTTGAGATAATACTCGATGAACCCCAGCGCATCGTCGCGAAGAGCCTCCTCGATGAGGACGAGATCAACCTTGCCGAGATCCTCAACAGGATTCGCTCTCTGGTTCTCTCGATGTTCGGCGACCTCGAGCTGCTCGTGAGCTCACCGGGGGAGAGGGAGATACTGAGGGACATAAACGATCTGGAAAACGAGCTGGACAGGTTTTACTTCCTCATCATCCGGGCGGTAAACAGGCTCCTCAACAAGAGGGAGGTCACCGAGGGGAGCGGCATAATCAGGAGGACCTTTGATCTGCTCGGCATACTCTTCATAGTAAGGAACATCGAGCGCATAGGGGACCACGTAATGAGAATCGCCGAGAACCCCGAGGAGGTTAACGTGCCCCATCTGAGGGAGAAATTCGACCAGATGATAGCGCAGATCGAGGAAAGGGACCTGAGCAGGATAGACAACCTCATGCTCGAGCTCAGGAGGGAGATAGACTCCATAGACTACCGCCGGTCCATAGCCCTTGAGAGCTACCGCAGGATACTGGAGTACCTCGAGAACATAGGGGAGACCATAATAAATATGGCAGTTGGATAA